Part of the Sorghum bicolor cultivar BTx623 chromosome 1, Sorghum_bicolor_NCBIv3, whole genome shotgun sequence genome, AAGTCACTGCGGGTGACATTGACAGCTTCAACATTGTGTCAGCAGAAAAGAAAGTTACATGCCTCCGGGATTGATTCAAGAGATCACCTAGCTTTCTGTAGGAAGGTCAACACCAGAGATTAATAGGTTAGTACTTTGTATCCAACAGCAGTGTCACCAAATGGTTCGTCAGTTCAGCTCCATAAATTGTACATGAACACATTATTGGATTTTTTTGAAAGGTAAACATAGTGGATCTGGCTCTATACTTTTTTCTGTAACAGTAGTTTCTGCAGCACATAAAAAAGAACTGTAGCTCACCTCCAGGTGTGCTACTACTTACAATTGtctgacatatatatatatatatataatggaaAGAAATATCTGGCTTCACCATCTGGAACGAGGAATCAGACCACCTTATCATAAAAATCACGCGACAATGACCCAATCGAGTTTACCAAAGAAATTTGAGGTTTTCTGAATTGCCTAAGGCGCGCATTTCGAAGGAGTAGGTCAAATATGTTAGTGATCAGTTAAACAACCAATCTGCTGAATTTTGCAAGCACCGTAGTAGCAGCAGGAATTCGAAATAGGGGAAGCGGTAGTCGATAGAGCGAGATAATTTTTCTTCAATCCCATCTCCAGCCGCGCTCACCGGGCGAACCTCCGACTTCCGGCCTTCCACCCCTACCAGGACACCGGTTTCCCCACTGATACAGTCATCCCCCGCTGGGCAACGCCACGTAGCCAACCCCAACCCCGTTTCTTCACCATGAGTTGCACACTGGTGTATCGAGATTGGGGAACGAAGCTGCCACATCGGCGCAGCGAGTGTGAGGAGGCTAGCGAGAAGAGACACGGAGACGACGGGGTCCGGAGTAGTAGGGCGCGCGACAGATGTGGGAATGGGGAACTGAGGCCGCGGAAGGCGCGAAAGGAGGAGAAGCCCATCGACGACGGCGGGGCGGCGCACGACTGCCGCCGCCCTCGCCGTCAAGCCTCGGGAGTCGGGAGAGCGAGCGCGAACCGATTTATTCCGGAGGCTCTTTTTGTAAAATGCATTGAACCTAGTGGCCCAGGCCCAGTCGAGGGCTTGGCCCAGTCAGCCTTCTCTGTCTCCCTGATGCCACCGAACCGCAAGAGGCAAGCAGCAGCCATGGATCCCGCGGCAGGAGGCGCCGGCCAGCAGCGCCAGAACAAAGCTTCGGCGGGCAAGAAGGCAAAGaagggcagcggcagcggcagcggcgggaGATGGCCGTCGGTCAAGCCCAAGAAGGATCTCCAGATCAATCGCCTCAAGGGCACCCACCTCCTCACCGTAAGCCCTCCTTCCCGGCTCCCCTGAATCCCTATTCACTTCCCGTAATGAGCAATTGCTAGGATTGAAAGCCGCAAAGAAGCAGCCATGATTACACGGCCATCCTTGATTTTGGTGGCCTCTCTTTTTTCTGGGATTAGAGAATCTTGATTTGAGCTATCTAGACAAGCAAGCATGTTTTCTGCAAAATTGTTCTCTGTATGGAAACGCTAGTCATGGTAGACCACTATGGCCTCCTGAATTTCTGATAAGAATGACTTTTGGAAGTAGAAGCCATCTCTGATGGCATGCTATTAGATTGAAAAGAATTTCTGCCAAAGAGTATCATAGTCTTTGTTTGTtaaaagagggagagagagaattGCTAATTGTCACGAGAACTTATTAGGTTTAACTTTACCTGATCCTGGCTCTTCTGACCAATTGTCAACTTGTTATAGATTCCGGACTTCTTCACTTCCGCCGAGGCCAAGACTTTCATTGATGTTGCTGAGTCTATGGGCTTCACGCACCAGGGCAGTTTGGGGCCACTAAAGGGGGAGGCTTACAGAGACAATGATCGGATATCTGTGATGGATCCATTGCTTGCTCAAGCCATTTGGGAATCAGGAATAAACAGAATTTTTACAGACATCAGCGTTTCTGGCAAAGTAGCAACAGGATTGAATCCAAATATCAGGTTCTACAGGTATGTAGGAGTACTCTTAGAAGTTGAGCAGTGATCTGCTGCTGGGCTAATGCGATGATCACATTGTTAGAAAGCTTGAGCCGCAAATGGTATCGAATGCTGATCTTTCTTGCATACAGGTACACTGAAGGTCAGCGCTTTGGTCGGCATATTGATGAGAGTGTCGACCTTGGGGATGGTTCTAAAACGTATTATACGCTTTTAATTTACCTTTCTGGCAAAGGAAGCGCAAAGGATTCATCTGGACAAGCTCTTGTTGGAGGGGAGACTGTCTTTTATGATCAAAGAGGTGGAGTTGTTGCTGAGGTACTTCCTGGTCCCAAAATCCTCTTCTCTTTGATAAAATCACATTGAGTTTCTTTTTTCTTCCTGTctccttgttttcttttttttagtctTGTTATCCCTGTACTCTTTATCCTTTAATAAATTACTGTAGGGGTGCAAACTCCTCCAGCTtgcctcaaaaaaaaaatatcacaTTGAGTTTCTCTGATTGTTACATCCAAAGAAATTCTTTTGTGGAGAACTTATGCTGCTGGTAATTAAATGAATTTTGTCTTGTGTTTGGTATGCCACTCATGCCATAGAGGCAAAGTGGATTATATGCACTGCCATCGAGTTAGTGGTCTGGATGGACAATTATGCCCAAGAGAAATGTATCGTGCACATGACAGCTTACGAGTCTTTTTTTGCAGCTCACAAGTTCATGTAGATTTTAGACTACTAGCCATTCATCCATAATCATGTGCCTGGTTTCCATGTAAAAGTTTGAAAAGGTGCCTGAGGGTGAAAAAACATTGCATGGCTCTTATCCTATATGATCAGCTGGTATTTGCCTGTGCCACACGTTAGAATGATCCTAATCTGAGGCTACTGCATGATAGGTTGCTCCAGTGCAAGGAATGGCACTCCTCCACCTACATGGCGCCAAATGTATGCTGCATGAAGCCCGGGTTGTGAAAAAGAATGCCAAGTATGTACTCCGTTCAGATGTTGTATTTTCTTAGCTGAATGCCTGAACTTGTTGTGGATCAACTTGCCGTCTAGGGCATAATGGATCTGGGGCTGGGAAGTACTTCTAGTTACTTTCCCATTTTGTAAGTTGTCATACAAGAGTCTTGTAATCTTTGCAATGTTGGAAGTGATTCTTTTGACATCAGAATCGTGTTCTATATCTATTTAAGTCTTGATAGCTGCAACCGTTGGTTACAGCTGGTACTGTTAGCTGCAGTTTCAGTCCCTCCCTGTGCTATCCGTGACGTCTTTTAGCAAAACAAACTGCTTGTAGTTTTGGTAGCCCGCACAATCAGAACAAATTATGAGCGAAACTTCAAACCATTTTTAATGACATCTCTAGTAATAATAAGCAGAGTACAATCTTATATTAACCAAAAAGAAACTAAAAAAACTTAGAACTAGCATCGTACAGGATACCAAATTCCAGGTTTAACACAGAACCAAATAAGAATTTCAG contains:
- the LOC8057545 gene encoding uncharacterized protein LOC8057545 isoform X1, with the translated sequence MSCTLVYRDWGTKLPHRRSECEEASEKRHGDDGVRSSRARDRCGNGELRPRKARKEEKPIDDGGAAHDCRRPRRQASGVGRASANRFIPEALFVKCIEPSGPGPVEGLAQSAFSVSLMPPNRKRQAAAMDPAAGGAGQQRQNKASAGKKAKKGSGSGSGGRWPSVKPKKDLQINRLKGTHLLTIPDFFTSAEAKTFIDVAESMGFTHQGSLGPLKGEAYRDNDRISVMDPLLAQAIWESGINRIFTDISVSGKVATGLNPNIRFYRYTEGQRFGRHIDESVDLGDGSKTYYTLLIYLSGKGSAKDSSGQALVGGETVFYDQRGGVVAEVAPVQGMALLHLHGAKCMLHEARVVKKNAKNSSMHLRTETTMHTTEMKALLISVNMVKQQSNT
- the LOC8057545 gene encoding uncharacterized protein LOC8057545 isoform X2, which gives rise to MSCTLVYRDWGTKLPHRRSECEEASEKRHGDDGVRSSRARDRCGNGELRPRKARKEEKPIDDGGAAHDCRRPRRQASGVGRASANRFIPEALFVKCIEPSGPGPVEGLAQSAFSVSLMPPNRKRQAAAMDPAAGGAGQQRQNKASAGKKAKKGSGSGSGGRWPSVKPKKDLQINRLKGTHLLTIPDFFTSAEAKTFIDVAESMGFTHQGSLGPLKGEAYRDNDRISVMDPLLAQAIWESGINRIFTDISVSGKVATGLNPNIRFYRYTEGQRFGRHIDESVDLGDGSKTYYTLLIYLSGKGSAKDSSGQALVGGETVFYDQRGGVVAEVAPVQGMALLHLHGAKCMLHEARVVKKNAKYVLRSDVVFS